The genomic DNA GGATAAAAATTTTTCATACGATCGCGTCTTTCTTAGTTGGATTGCACTTCTTGTTCCGTGACATAAGTTTGGATTTCAGTAATGCCCTTCAGTCCGGCCACCAATCGATCGGGATCGATCTGGGTGAGCATGCGATCCTCGAGATTGATGATGCCGGAGAAGTAGTCAGCCTTCCCGTATGCAAGCAAACCGACCTGAGTGAGGGCCGCATCGGAAAACTCGAGGATTTCCTTGGCTTCTTTCACAAGGAGGCCAATCGTCATGATTTCACTCTTCACCACGATAAGAAACGCATCGGTTCGGTCGAGTGATGAAGAATAAAGGATTTCTGCAAGATCAAAGACAGGAATGAGTTCACCCCTTACCTTTGTAACCCCAAGCACAAATGATGGGAGATGGGGAATCGGGTTGATTCCCTCGGATTTTTCAATAGAAACAATGGTATCAACGGGAAGGGCATACTCTTCCTTCCCTGCGTGAAAAACAATGACTTTAGCCATGAACTGACTCTCCTCTCCGTCCGTCTTTTGACCTGGACGCTCGTCTTCCTTTTAATGTACCATAGATTGCCATGTAAGGGGAGTCAGAACAAAAGGTCCACCAGCAAGCGCGCTGATGAACCTTTTTCTTTGGAGCCGGTATTATTTAGAAGATGCTGCTTCTTCCACGATGGCAATGACCATCTCAGCCAATTTGTACAGCTCTTCAACAGGCATTCTTTCATTTTTCGTGTGGATTTCTTCATATCCCACAGCTAGATTGACCGTCGGGATGCCGAAGCCTGCGATGACGTTCGCATCACTGCCCCCGCCACTTGTTTGAAGCTCACTCGGGCGCCCCACTTTTGCTACGGCACGTTTTGCCACTTCTACGACTTCATCCCCATCGGAGAACTTGAATCCTGGATACATGACTTCAATCTCCACTTCCGCTTTGCCACCCATTTCGTCGGC from Rossellomorea marisflavi includes the following:
- a CDS encoding chemotaxis protein CheW, whose amino-acid sequence is MAKVIVFHAGKEEYALPVDTIVSIEKSEGINPIPHLPSFVLGVTKVRGELIPVFDLAEILYSSSLDRTDAFLIVVKSEIMTIGLLVKEAKEILEFSDAALTQVGLLAYGKADYFSGIINLEDRMLTQIDPDRLVAGLKGITEIQTYVTEQEVQSN